The genomic interval CGCTCCCACGGTGAGAGCGTTCAGCGGCAACCCGATCTTGTCCCAGGTGTACTCGCCGATCTGGAACGTCATGCTCGTTCCGGTCGTCGGGAAGAGCGTGATCCCGTTGAAGGTGATGCCCCGCATGATACGGTCCATCTCCTGAACGAGCTGGTCGGCTTCGACCTGGATGCCCTTCTCCCGCTGCGCCGGGCTGTAGGCTCCGTCGGCGGCCTGGATCGCGAGTTCCTTGAGCCGCGTGAGCATGCTCGTCATCTGATCCAGCCCGCCCTCCATCACTTGGAGGAGCGAACTCGCCTGCGCAACGTTGCGGTTCGCCGCCTTGTACGCGGCGATTTGAGAGCGCATCTGCTCCGAGACGAACATCCCGGCGGCATCGTCGGCGGCTTTGTTGATCCGCAGACCTGACGACAGGTGCTCGATGGCTCGCGTCGTGTCCCTGCCGCTGGTGCTCAGGTGGCGATGTGCC from Candidatus Poribacteria bacterium carries:
- a CDS encoding flagellin FliC; its protein translation is AHRHLSTSGRDTTRAIEHLSSGLRINKAADDAAGMFVSEQMRSQIAAYKAANRNVAQASSLLQVMEGGLDQMTSMLTRLKELAIQAADGAYSPAQREKGIQVEADQLVQEMDRIMRGITFNGITLFPTTGTSMTFQIGEYTWDKIGLPLNALTVGAMLGTFNALFNVATAASMAYVQMPTIVDAFMTQVASAIDTVVSQRARLGAVQNRLDRTSQSIMINTENTMNAESVIRDADVASETSALVRAQILAQAGTAVLNQANLLSQNALNLLSSLG